A single region of the uncultured Cohaesibacter sp. genome encodes:
- the carA gene encoding glutamine-hydrolyzing carbamoyl-phosphate synthase small subunit: MAQSASLQASAPAPWDEIKPTALLVLADGTVIEGQGIGTTGSAVAEVCFNTAITGYQEILTDPSYAGQIVTFTFPHIGNIGTNDEDVETIDMESTSGVRGTVIKTDITEPSNYRASRHFDAWLKSRGIIGIAGIDTRALTAHIREKGLANAVIAHSPDGKFDVEALKREAAGWNGLVGADLAKDVTADEAYAWTETPWVWDEGFGTQKEAAFHVVAIDFGIKRNILRLLAREGCKLTVLPATATGEEILALKPDGVFLSNGPGDPAATGEYAVDAIKAVIDAGIPLFGICLGHQMLALALGGKTTKMHQGHHGANHPVQDKTTGKVEITSMNHGFAVDGDSLPKGVSETHVSLFDGSNCGLAVDGKPIFSVQYHPEASPGPQDSHYLFTRFLNLIRASKGMEQVAE, encoded by the coding sequence ATGGCTCAATCCGCATCTCTTCAGGCCTCCGCTCCCGCTCCTTGGGACGAGATCAAGCCGACCGCGCTTCTGGTGCTGGCCGACGGCACCGTCATCGAGGGTCAGGGCATTGGCACCACCGGGTCCGCAGTGGCTGAGGTCTGCTTCAACACCGCCATCACCGGATATCAGGAGATCCTCACCGATCCCTCCTATGCCGGACAGATTGTCACCTTCACGTTCCCCCACATCGGCAACATCGGCACCAATGACGAAGATGTCGAGACCATCGATATGGAAAGCACCAGCGGTGTCCGTGGCACAGTGATCAAGACCGATATCACCGAGCCGTCCAACTACCGCGCAAGCCGCCATTTCGACGCCTGGCTGAAAAGCCGCGGCATCATCGGCATCGCAGGCATCGACACCCGCGCGCTGACCGCTCACATCCGCGAGAAGGGTCTCGCCAATGCCGTGATCGCCCATTCACCGGATGGCAAGTTCGACGTCGAGGCACTCAAGCGCGAAGCCGCTGGCTGGAATGGTCTCGTCGGAGCCGACCTTGCCAAGGATGTCACCGCAGACGAAGCCTATGCATGGACCGAGACCCCATGGGTCTGGGACGAAGGCTTTGGCACCCAGAAAGAAGCAGCTTTCCATGTGGTCGCAATCGACTTCGGTATCAAGCGGAACATCCTGCGCCTGCTCGCTCGCGAAGGCTGCAAACTCACCGTTCTTCCGGCCACGGCAACCGGCGAGGAAATTCTGGCTCTGAAACCGGACGGCGTGTTCCTGTCAAACGGCCCGGGCGATCCGGCTGCAACCGGCGAATATGCCGTTGACGCCATCAAGGCCGTGATCGACGCGGGCATTCCGCTATTCGGCATCTGCCTTGGTCACCAGATGCTGGCACTTGCCCTTGGCGGCAAGACCACCAAGATGCATCAGGGCCATCATGGTGCCAACCATCCAGTGCAGGACAAGACGACCGGCAAGGTGGAAATCACCTCCATGAACCACGGCTTTGCGGTGGATGGCGACAGCCTGCCCAAAGGCGTCAGCGAAACCCACGTCTCCCTGTTCGATGGCTCCAACTGTGGCCTTGCCGTGGATGGCAAACCGATCTTCTCGGTTCAGTACCATCCTGAGGCTTCGCCGGGCCCGCAGGACAGCCACTATCTGTTCACCCGCTTCCTCAACCTCATCCGCGCCAGCAAGGGCATGGAGCAGGTCGCCGAGTAA
- a CDS encoding Lrp/AsnC family transcriptional regulator: MKARLDPIDWKILKELQDDGRITNVELARRVGISAPPCLRRVRALEEAGIIKGYRAIVDEKQVGFDVTAIAMVGLHSQAEADLVAFEQRVRSWPQVRECYMLSGDIDFILQCVAPDLQAFQSFVINELTAAPNVDSVRTSLTIRQSKNEPTVPIDLGD; this comes from the coding sequence TTGAAAGCAAGACTTGATCCCATTGACTGGAAAATCCTGAAGGAATTGCAGGACGACGGTCGTATCACCAACGTGGAACTGGCCCGCCGAGTGGGCATTTCCGCTCCTCCCTGCTTGCGCCGTGTTCGTGCCCTCGAAGAAGCTGGCATCATCAAGGGCTATCGAGCAATCGTAGACGAAAAGCAGGTCGGCTTTGATGTCACCGCCATCGCGATGGTCGGCCTGCATTCACAGGCCGAGGCCGATTTGGTGGCATTCGAGCAGCGGGTGCGTTCCTGGCCTCAGGTGAGGGAATGCTACATGCTTTCGGGCGATATCGATTTTATCCTGCAGTGCGTGGCGCCTGATCTTCAGGCCTTCCAGTCCTTTGTCATCAACGAGCTGACCGCTGCACCCAACGTGGATAGCGTGCGGACCTCGCTGACCATTCGTCAAAGCAAGAACGAGCCGACCGTACCAATTGACCTTGGCGATTGA
- a CDS encoding GatB/YqeY domain-containing protein, translated as MRERINESLTEAIRQQDKRRMATLRLVNAALKDRDVEARSQGSDRVSDEEVLQILAKMVKQRDESIRTYEEAGRLELAEQERDERSIILEFLPQQMEESEVNATCAKAVEELDADGLRDMGKVMAHLKAHYPGQMDFGKASCIVKDLLR; from the coding sequence ATGCGCGAGCGGATTAATGAAAGCCTGACGGAAGCTATCCGACAACAGGACAAGCGCCGTATGGCGACCCTGCGGCTGGTGAATGCGGCCCTCAAGGATCGCGATGTAGAGGCACGGTCTCAGGGAAGCGATCGCGTCTCTGATGAGGAAGTGCTTCAGATTCTGGCCAAGATGGTCAAGCAACGCGACGAATCGATCCGTACCTACGAAGAAGCCGGGCGTCTTGAACTTGCCGAGCAGGAAAGAGACGAGCGGTCGATCATTCTTGAATTTCTGCCCCAGCAGATGGAAGAGTCGGAAGTCAACGCCACCTGTGCCAAAGCCGTTGAAGAGCTGGATGCGGACGGGCTGCGCGACATGGGCAAGGTGATGGCGCATCTGAAGGCGCATTATCCCGGCCAGATGGATTTTGGCAAGGCAAGCTGCATCGTCAAGGATCTGCTTCGCTAG
- the carB gene encoding carbamoyl-phosphate synthase large subunit, giving the protein MPKRNDIQSILIIGAGPIIIGQACEFDYSGTQACKALKEEGYRVILVNSNPATIMTDPEMADATYIEPITPEIVAKIIEKERPDALLPTMGGQTALNCALSLRKMGVLQKYNVEMIGATAEAIDKAEDRELFREAMTKIGLDTPVSRLAHNIPEALEALEVVGLPAIIRPSFTMGGTGGGVAYNREEYLDIIETGLDASPTTEVLVEESIIGWKEFEMEVVRDKNDNCIIICSIENLDPMGVHTGDSITIAPALTLTDKEYQIMRDASLAVLREIGVETGGSNVQFSVNPENGRLIVIEMNPRVSRSSALASKATGFPIAKVAAKLAVGYTLDELANDITGGATPASFEPSIDYVVTKIPRFAFEKFPGAEPLLSTAMKSVGEVMAIGRTFQESLQKALRGLETGLTGLNEVEIDGLGQGDDKNAIRAALARPTPDRLLKAAQAMRLGVPHDQIHEISKFDPWFLEQVQGIIDMEERVRAHGLPTDAANLRKLKSMGFSDNRLAELANVSAAKVSKLRRELDVHPVYKRIDTCAAEFASPTAYMYSTYEMPFNGEMVCEANPSDRKKVAILGGGPNRIGQGIEFDYCCCHACYAMNEAGYETIMINCNPETVSTDYDTSDRLYFEPLTIEDVIEILRKEQENGTLEGVIVQFGGQTPLKLAQALQDADIPILGTSPDAIDLAEDRDRFQKLLHKLDLMQPRNGIAYSIEQARIVADQIGFPVVVRPSYVLGGRAMEIVRTPDAFEKYIQMTLAELVPPDIRLKYPNDKTGQINAVLAQNALLFDSYLSGAIEVDVDCLCDGEDVVVCGIMEHIEEAGIHSGDSACSLPPYSLSAETQAELARQTREMALALNVGGLMNVQFAVKDGDIYVIEVNPRASRTVPFVAKTIGKPVAKLASRVMTGEKLASFDLTFERLDHIAVKEAVFPFARFPGVDTLLGPEMRSTGEVMGLDKDFPIAFAKSQLGGGTKVPSSGTAFISVKNDDKPRILAAVRRLKKIGFRIIATGGTQRYLSENGIECEKINKMLEGRPHIVDALKNGEVQLVFNTTEGAKALSDSRDLRRAALLHKVPYYTTVAGALAAAQGIEAYRTGNIEVRPLQDYFSH; this is encoded by the coding sequence ATGCCAAAGCGGAACGACATTCAATCCATCCTCATCATCGGCGCCGGCCCGATCATCATCGGCCAGGCCTGCGAATTCGACTATTCGGGCACACAAGCCTGCAAGGCACTCAAAGAGGAAGGATATCGAGTCATTCTGGTCAACTCCAATCCAGCGACCATCATGACCGATCCGGAAATGGCCGATGCCACCTACATCGAGCCGATCACCCCGGAAATCGTCGCCAAGATCATCGAGAAGGAGCGCCCCGACGCGCTGCTGCCAACGATGGGTGGCCAGACCGCACTCAACTGCGCCTTGTCGCTGCGCAAGATGGGCGTGCTGCAGAAATACAATGTCGAGATGATTGGTGCGACCGCCGAAGCCATCGACAAGGCAGAAGATCGTGAGCTTTTCCGCGAAGCCATGACCAAGATCGGCCTAGACACCCCGGTCTCGCGCCTTGCGCACAACATCCCCGAAGCCCTTGAGGCTCTCGAAGTCGTCGGCCTTCCCGCCATCATCCGTCCGTCCTTCACCATGGGCGGCACCGGTGGCGGTGTTGCCTACAACCGAGAAGAATATCTCGACATCATCGAGACCGGGCTTGATGCCTCCCCGACTACCGAAGTGCTGGTTGAAGAGAGCATCATCGGCTGGAAAGAATTCGAGATGGAGGTCGTTCGCGACAAGAACGACAACTGCATCATCATCTGCTCGATTGAAAACCTTGACCCGATGGGTGTCCATACCGGCGACTCGATCACCATCGCACCGGCCCTGACCCTCACCGACAAGGAATACCAGATCATGCGCGACGCCTCGCTGGCGGTTCTGCGCGAGATCGGCGTAGAAACCGGCGGGTCGAACGTCCAGTTTTCGGTCAATCCGGAGAACGGCCGCCTGATCGTCATCGAGATGAACCCGCGTGTGTCGCGCTCCTCGGCGCTGGCCTCCAAGGCAACGGGCTTCCCCATCGCCAAAGTCGCCGCCAAGCTCGCCGTCGGCTATACCCTTGATGAACTCGCTAACGACATCACCGGCGGCGCAACCCCGGCATCGTTCGAGCCGTCCATTGACTATGTGGTCACCAAAATCCCACGCTTTGCCTTTGAGAAATTCCCCGGTGCCGAGCCCCTGCTCTCCACCGCGATGAAATCCGTCGGCGAAGTCATGGCTATCGGCCGCACCTTCCAGGAATCCCTGCAGAAGGCCCTGCGCGGCCTCGAAACCGGACTCACTGGCCTCAACGAGGTTGAAATCGACGGCCTTGGTCAGGGTGATGACAAGAACGCCATTCGCGCCGCCCTTGCACGCCCGACCCCGGACCGTCTGCTCAAGGCTGCACAGGCCATGCGCCTTGGTGTGCCGCACGATCAGATCCACGAGATCAGCAAGTTCGATCCCTGGTTCCTCGAGCAGGTGCAGGGCATCATCGACATGGAAGAGCGCGTCCGCGCCCATGGCTTGCCGACCGATGCCGCCAACCTGCGCAAACTCAAGAGCATGGGCTTCTCCGACAATCGCCTAGCCGAGCTGGCGAACGTGAGCGCTGCCAAGGTCTCCAAACTGCGCCGCGAGCTTGATGTGCACCCGGTCTACAAGCGCATAGATACCTGCGCGGCCGAGTTTGCCTCCCCAACCGCCTACATGTATTCGACCTACGAGATGCCCTTCAATGGCGAGATGGTTTGCGAAGCCAACCCGTCCGACCGCAAGAAGGTTGCCATTCTCGGCGGTGGTCCGAACCGGATCGGTCAGGGCATCGAGTTTGACTATTGCTGCTGTCATGCCTGCTACGCCATGAACGAAGCCGGCTATGAAACCATCATGATCAACTGCAACCCCGAGACCGTCTCCACCGACTATGACACTTCGGACCGGCTGTATTTTGAGCCGCTGACCATTGAGGACGTGATCGAGATCCTGCGCAAGGAACAGGAAAACGGCACCCTCGAAGGCGTGATCGTGCAGTTTGGTGGCCAGACCCCGCTGAAACTGGCGCAGGCCCTTCAGGACGCGGACATTCCGATCCTTGGCACCTCTCCGGACGCCATCGACCTTGCCGAAGACCGCGACCGCTTCCAGAAGCTGCTGCACAAGCTCGATCTGATGCAGCCGCGCAACGGCATCGCCTATTCCATCGAACAGGCCCGCATCGTTGCCGACCAGATCGGCTTCCCCGTGGTCGTGCGTCCGTCCTATGTGCTGGGTGGTCGGGCCATGGAAATTGTCCGCACCCCGGACGCATTCGAGAAATACATCCAGATGACTCTGGCCGAACTCGTCCCGCCGGACATACGCCTCAAATATCCCAACGACAAGACCGGTCAGATCAACGCCGTTCTGGCGCAGAACGCTCTGCTCTTCGACAGCTACCTGTCTGGCGCCATTGAGGTTGACGTCGACTGCCTGTGCGATGGCGAAGACGTGGTCGTCTGCGGTATCATGGAACATATCGAGGAAGCCGGGATCCACTCGGGCGACTCTGCCTGTTCACTGCCACCCTACTCCCTGTCCGCCGAGACACAGGCCGAACTGGCCCGCCAGACCCGCGAGATGGCTCTTGCCCTCAACGTCGGCGGCCTGATGAACGTGCAGTTCGCCGTCAAGGATGGTGACATCTACGTCATCGAGGTCAACCCGCGCGCCTCGCGCACCGTACCGTTCGTTGCCAAGACCATCGGCAAGCCCGTGGCCAAGTTGGCATCCCGCGTCATGACCGGCGAGAAGTTGGCGTCCTTCGACCTCACGTTCGAGAGGCTCGACCACATCGCCGTCAAGGAAGCCGTCTTCCCGTTCGCCCGCTTCCCCGGCGTCGATACGCTGCTTGGCCCGGAAATGCGTTCCACCGGCGAGGTCATGGGCCTCGACAAGGACTTCCCCATCGCCTTTGCCAAATCCCAGCTTGGCGGCGGCACCAAGGTACCCAGCTCAGGCACCGCTTTCATCTCGGTCAAGAATGACGACAAACCCCGAATTCTGGCAGCAGTCCGTCGCCTCAAGAAGATCGGCTTCCGGATCATCGCAACCGGTGGTACTCAGCGCTATCTCTCGGAGAATGGCATCGAGTGTGAAAAGATCAACAAGATGCTTGAAGGTCGCCCTCATATCGTCGATGCTTTGAAAAACGGTGAAGTGCAGCTCGTCTTCAACACCACCGAGGGTGCAAAAGCACTTTCCGACAGTCGGGATTTGCGCAGAGCCGCACTTTTGCATAAAGTACCCTACTACACGACGGTTGCCGGTGCCTTGGCAGCGGCTCAGGGAATTGAAGCTTACAGAACTGGGAACATTGAAGTCCGGCCTCTGCAGGACTATTTCTCCCACTAG
- a CDS encoding helix-turn-helix transcriptional regulator yields the protein MLPDQFRAWRRSMGLKQKDAADLLGLKKRMIQYYEKGKREGKAVTIPKSVRLACYALSVGISDYDGSNISKLDLSQIVDPSDPNLE from the coding sequence ATGCTCCCCGACCAGTTTCGGGCGTGGAGACGGAGCATGGGCCTGAAGCAAAAAGACGCAGCCGACCTGCTGGGTTTGAAGAAACGCATGATCCAGTATTACGAAAAGGGCAAGCGGGAAGGCAAAGCCGTTACCATTCCGAAATCCGTCCGACTGGCCTGTTATGCGCTGTCGGTCGGTATCAGCGACTATGACGGCTCCAACATCAGCAAACTGGATCTGAGCCAGATCGTCGATCCGAGCGACCCCAACCTCGAATAA
- a CDS encoding ELM1/GtrOC1 family putative glycosyltransferase, producing MCWPTLTAPHRLSPQILSEARTTGPSALHHLSAPRVALVLGGDTSKAAFGTHASRRLADHLIKDLPANVSIMVTPSRRTPKHLMAAVKQALLPRPHWIWDGTGTNPYPTMLALADAIIVTADSHSMLSDVMATSAAIYIFEPDDFPAKMKTTIDRLVSHPGVQRFDGTLETGTRAPIDSTELIADEIRDLLKTH from the coding sequence ATGTGCTGGCCCACGCTGACCGCGCCGCACAGGCTCTCACCGCAGATCCTGAGCGAAGCACGTACCACCGGCCCCTCGGCCCTGCACCACCTGTCCGCCCCCCGCGTGGCGCTCGTACTGGGAGGCGACACATCAAAGGCGGCCTTCGGCACCCATGCCTCACGCAGACTTGCAGACCATTTGATCAAGGACTTACCAGCGAACGTCTCGATCATGGTGACCCCTTCGCGGCGAACCCCGAAGCACCTCATGGCAGCGGTGAAACAGGCCCTGCTCCCCCGCCCTCACTGGATCTGGGATGGCACCGGCACAAACCCCTATCCCACTATGCTGGCCTTGGCAGACGCAATCATCGTCACGGCGGATTCGCATTCCATGCTCTCCGACGTCATGGCGACCAGCGCTGCCATCTACATCTTCGAGCCGGACGACTTTCCGGCCAAGATGAAGACGACCATCGACCGCCTTGTGTCCCATCCGGGTGTCCAGCGTTTCGATGGTACCCTTGAAACCGGCACCAGAGCCCCCATAGATTCTACTGAACTCATTGCAGATGAAATCCGGGATCTGCTAAAAACCCACTGA
- a CDS encoding neutral zinc metallopeptidase: MRWRGRRESSNVEDRRGQTSGNYTGGRMRLPIGGRRKGGPSLIVLIIIGGVLWMMGVSPSTILSMLMGGDIVMPQQTQTTQTTRTTNTQRSAAEEEMASFVKVVLAETEDVWGQIFKSAGQTYPEPSLVLFSGQVQSACGFASAATGPFYCPGDKKVYIDLDFYNELKTRFEAPGDFAQAYVIAHEVGHHIQNLTGVLPKFNEMRRSMSTVEANQMSIRVELQADCYAGVWGYYTNQKGLLERGDLDEALNAATQIGDDALQKRTQGYVVPDSFNHGTSAQRKKWFQRGYEAGKVSACDTFSVANP; this comes from the coding sequence ATGCGCTGGCGTGGACGAAGAGAGAGCAGCAACGTAGAAGATCGACGGGGACAGACTTCCGGCAATTACACCGGGGGCCGGATGCGGCTACCCATCGGCGGAAGACGAAAGGGCGGTCCGAGCCTGATCGTGCTGATCATCATCGGCGGGGTTCTGTGGATGATGGGGGTTAGCCCGTCAACCATCCTTTCGATGCTGATGGGCGGTGACATCGTCATGCCGCAACAGACCCAGACAACACAGACGACCCGAACCACAAACACGCAGCGGTCGGCGGCTGAAGAGGAAATGGCCTCATTCGTCAAGGTGGTGCTGGCTGAGACCGAGGATGTTTGGGGGCAGATTTTCAAATCGGCTGGACAGACCTATCCCGAACCGTCACTGGTGCTGTTTTCCGGGCAGGTGCAATCGGCCTGCGGGTTTGCGTCCGCAGCAACTGGCCCCTTCTATTGCCCCGGCGACAAGAAGGTCTATATCGACCTTGATTTCTACAATGAGCTGAAGACGCGCTTTGAAGCGCCGGGCGATTTTGCCCAGGCCTATGTCATCGCGCACGAGGTCGGCCATCACATCCAGAATCTCACCGGCGTGTTGCCGAAATTCAACGAGATGCGGCGGTCGATGTCGACGGTGGAAGCGAACCAGATGTCGATCCGGGTGGAGCTTCAGGCCGACTGCTATGCGGGCGTCTGGGGTTATTATACAAACCAGAAGGGGCTTCTGGAGCGCGGAGATCTGGACGAGGCGCTCAATGCTGCAACCCAGATCGGGGATGATGCCCTGCAGAAGCGGACACAAGGCTATGTCGTGCCCGACAGCTTCAACCATGGCACCTCCGCCCAGCGCAAGAAATGGTTTCAGCGTGGCTATGAAGCGGGCAAGGTGAGCGCCTGCGACACTTTCTCGGTGGCCAATCCTTAA
- the trxB gene encoding thioredoxin-disulfide reductase: MHSKVLIIGSGPAGYTAAIYAARAMLEPTLVAGMQEGGQLTITTEIENYPGFAEEIQGPWLMEQMKAQAANVGTKLISDIITEVDLSSRPFKAKGDSGTEYTADSVIIATGAQARWLGLETEEKFKGFGVSACATCDGFFYRGKEVLVIGGGNTAVEEALYLTHHADKVTVIHRRDEFRAEKILQNRLEKNPKIEVIWDTVVDEFIGKQGFPPSVTGAKLRNVKTGEVSEITADGIFVAIGHAPAVELFKDQLKMNNNGYLWTAADSTATSIPGVYAAGDVTDDKYRQAVTAAGMGCMAALEAERYLAELEDSE; this comes from the coding sequence ATGCACAGCAAAGTCTTGATCATTGGCTCTGGTCCGGCTGGCTATACCGCTGCGATCTATGCCGCCCGTGCCATGCTCGAACCCACCCTTGTTGCAGGCATGCAGGAAGGTGGCCAGCTCACCATCACCACCGAAATTGAAAACTATCCGGGATTTGCCGAAGAGATCCAGGGGCCGTGGCTCATGGAACAGATGAAGGCACAGGCTGCCAACGTCGGCACCAAGCTCATCTCCGACATCATTACCGAGGTCGACCTGTCCTCCCGCCCATTCAAGGCAAAGGGCGATTCCGGCACCGAATACACCGCCGACAGCGTGATCATCGCCACCGGCGCGCAGGCCCGCTGGCTTGGCCTTGAAACCGAAGAGAAATTCAAGGGCTTCGGCGTCTCGGCTTGCGCCACCTGCGACGGCTTCTTCTATCGCGGCAAGGAAGTGCTCGTCATCGGCGGCGGCAACACCGCCGTGGAAGAGGCCCTCTACCTGACCCACCATGCGGACAAGGTGACCGTCATTCACCGCCGTGACGAATTCCGCGCCGAGAAGATCCTGCAGAACCGGCTCGAAAAGAACCCGAAGATTGAAGTGATCTGGGACACGGTGGTCGATGAGTTCATCGGCAAGCAGGGTTTCCCCCCCAGCGTCACCGGCGCCAAGCTGCGCAACGTGAAGACCGGCGAAGTATCCGAGATCACCGCTGACGGCATTTTCGTCGCCATTGGCCATGCGCCTGCGGTCGAGCTGTTCAAGGACCAGCTCAAGATGAATAACAACGGCTATTTGTGGACCGCTGCCGATTCGACAGCCACCTCGATCCCCGGCGTCTATGCCGCTGGTGACGTGACGGACGACAAATATCGTCAGGCCGTAACGGCAGCCGGCATGGGCTGCATGGCTGCTCTCGAAGCGGAAAGATACCTCGCCGAACTCGAAGACTCTGAATAA
- the greA gene encoding transcription elongation factor GreA produces the protein MEKIPMTPDGYKALEKELKMRSGEERPRIIAAISEARAHGDLSENAEYHAAKEQQSLNEGRIAELEDKLGRAEVIDVSKMSGDKIKFGATVTIVDEDTDEEKTYQIVGDMEADLSKGKISLSSPIARALIGKEAEDSVEVTAPGGSKSYEILKVQYI, from the coding sequence ATGGAAAAAATCCCAATGACGCCAGACGGATATAAGGCTCTGGAAAAAGAATTGAAAATGCGCAGCGGCGAAGAACGCCCGCGCATCATTGCAGCAATTTCCGAAGCACGCGCTCACGGTGACCTGTCTGAGAATGCGGAATATCATGCCGCCAAGGAACAGCAGAGCCTGAACGAGGGCCGCATTGCAGAGCTCGAAGACAAACTCGGCCGCGCTGAGGTTATCGACGTCTCCAAAATGAGCGGAGACAAGATCAAGTTCGGCGCCACCGTTACCATCGTGGACGAGGACACCGACGAGGAAAAGACTTATCAGATCGTTGGCGATATGGAAGCAGATCTGTCCAAGGGCAAGATTTCCCTGTCCTCGCCAATCGCCCGCGCCCTCATTGGCAAGGAAGCCGAGGATTCTGTCGAAGTCACTGCACCGGGTGGCTCGAAGTCCTACGAAATCCTCAAGGTCCAGTATATCTGA